Proteins from a single region of Acidianus ambivalens:
- a CDS encoding NAD-dependent epimerase/dehydratase family protein produces the protein MRYLILGLGFLSTHVAEYLSKYGEVTVTYRSLERVKEVYYKLLKEKGVNFVKLDPLSDVDLLKRIIESNDVVINTIGKFGNVDVETAHVEIPKKIAENLQNQVLIHVSSAAATGLTGEVKEEEEHCKNVSPLTPYEISKCEGEKAVMKIAKEKGFPLAIIRPTFIYGKYGVHVHFVLMYWLSKFGIVPSMGISVSTISANRIAELMRVLAEAKPRGVYMYANECELVNLDRFFEIMAETLGRKKVVKLPINKNILPSDFKCTLKYSGTRYDCSRITEYIGKVSFDEKEVSQNALFMDELRKNGLLLAT, from the coding sequence ATGAGATACTTAATTTTAGGCTTAGGATTTCTTTCCACTCATGTTGCAGAGTACTTATCAAAGTACGGAGAAGTCACTGTAACCTATAGGTCGTTGGAAAGAGTAAAAGAAGTATATTACAAGTTATTGAAAGAGAAGGGAGTTAATTTTGTTAAACTAGATCCTTTAAGCGACGTTGATTTATTAAAGAGAATTATAGAGTCAAACGATGTGGTAATAAATACTATAGGTAAATTCGGTAACGTAGACGTAGAAACTGCACACGTAGAAATACCAAAGAAAATAGCAGAGAATCTTCAAAATCAAGTCCTTATTCACGTAAGTTCTGCAGCGGCAACTGGGTTAACTGGTGAAGTTAAAGAAGAGGAAGAGCACTGCAAAAACGTTTCTCCACTAACTCCATATGAAATAAGTAAATGCGAAGGAGAGAAAGCTGTAATGAAAATAGCCAAGGAAAAAGGCTTCCCTTTAGCTATAATTAGACCTACATTTATTTACGGTAAGTACGGCGTACATGTTCATTTCGTGTTAATGTATTGGTTATCTAAATTTGGAATTGTTCCGTCCATGGGAATTTCCGTATCGACAATCAGTGCTAATCGTATTGCAGAATTAATGAGAGTATTAGCTGAAGCTAAACCTAGAGGGGTTTATATGTACGCTAACGAGTGCGAATTAGTAAATTTAGATAGATTTTTTGAAATAATGGCAGAGACCCTGGGTAGGAAAAAAGTTGTAAAACTACCTATAAATAAAAATATTCTTCCCTCAGATTTTAAGTGTACTCTAAAGTATTCAGGAACTAGGTATGACTGCTCAAGGATAACTGAATACATTGGCAAAGTAAGTTTCGACGAAAAAGAAGTCTCGCAGAATGCCCTATTTATGGACGAATTGAGAAAGAATGGTTTATTACTGGCAACTTAG
- a CDS encoding ABC transporter ATP-binding protein, with protein MVTLKVSNVSLSYSSVKVLNNVTFSLEENSVISLLGPNGSGKTTLLKTIDGLLRPNNGSVYVNCKLVHQLSRKDVAKLLGYVPQKLEVSELTAFEFVLTARRPYVDFDYSKEDKRIALDALKEVGMLQFKDRLLTELSGGQLQKIYIARALASGANVLLFDEPTSNLDPKASSEVMRLLKRISLLSNKIIIISIHDLTLAYRYSDISIFLKDGKIVAIGKTDEVFNTDIIKLVYEIDAEVDKNKKIVIFYY; from the coding sequence GTGGTAACGCTAAAAGTCTCCAACGTTAGCTTAAGTTACTCGAGCGTAAAAGTTCTCAATAATGTAACTTTTTCTCTTGAAGAGAACTCTGTAATATCTTTATTAGGACCTAACGGGTCTGGGAAAACTACATTGCTAAAGACTATTGATGGACTCTTAAGACCTAATAACGGCTCCGTATATGTCAATTGTAAGTTAGTACATCAGCTTAGTAGAAAAGACGTTGCAAAGCTCTTGGGTTATGTGCCACAAAAGTTAGAAGTTTCAGAACTTACAGCGTTTGAGTTTGTGCTTACTGCTAGAAGGCCTTATGTGGATTTTGACTATTCTAAAGAGGATAAGAGAATTGCTCTCGATGCATTAAAAGAGGTTGGGATGTTGCAATTTAAGGACAGATTGTTGACCGAGCTTAGCGGGGGACAGTTGCAAAAAATATACATTGCGAGAGCTTTAGCTTCTGGGGCAAATGTTCTGCTTTTTGACGAACCTACCTCAAACTTAGATCCAAAGGCTTCATCGGAAGTGATGAGACTACTAAAGAGAATAAGTCTACTCTCAAATAAAATAATTATTATTTCTATACATGATCTAACCTTGGCTTACAGATACTCTGATATTTCAATTTTTCTTAAGGATGGAAAAATTGTAGCAATAGGCAAGACGGACGAAGTGTTCAATACGGATATAATAAAACTTGTATATGAAATTGATGCAGAAGTAGATAAAAATAAGAAAATAGTTATCTTCTACTATTAG
- a CDS encoding radical SAM protein has product MKPISNFSIDDLNAPTYWIWQLTNRCNLECIHCLWESGPNAAYPDELSPKESLEVCNKIVKMQIPYTTLSGGEPLLYPGFWDLFSCFRNNGVEVKIESNGNLISESVADRIAKLEPRSVQISIDGATQKTYSTMRPRGVLEKALNAIRYLSERGIYMEAVFVPTRFNYKEFGDVVDILHSLGVKTLYTGITMYLGRAVKNWNIVNPTREEYKYVIDVARSKAREYKDMNIIFYPFGLIEELKFRLENPPASPLLLSNGKVKLLGPIPYVVADVRKHSMEEIWERYKKGWRHPKVKEWVEEVTKNPEKVKITTQHSKFIDLWSE; this is encoded by the coding sequence ATGAAGCCAATTTCCAATTTTTCTATAGACGACTTAAACGCTCCAACGTATTGGATTTGGCAATTGACTAATAGGTGTAATTTAGAGTGCATACACTGTTTATGGGAATCCGGTCCTAATGCTGCCTATCCAGATGAGTTATCTCCTAAGGAATCTTTAGAAGTATGTAACAAAATCGTTAAGATGCAGATACCTTATACTACGCTTTCTGGTGGAGAACCTCTTCTTTATCCTGGTTTTTGGGATCTTTTTTCTTGTTTTAGGAATAACGGTGTTGAGGTTAAGATTGAGAGTAATGGTAATTTAATTTCTGAGAGTGTAGCAGATAGGATAGCTAAATTAGAACCGAGATCTGTACAAATAAGCATTGACGGTGCAACGCAAAAAACTTACTCAACGATGAGACCAAGAGGAGTACTAGAAAAAGCACTAAACGCAATAAGATACCTAAGCGAAAGAGGAATATACATGGAGGCAGTTTTTGTACCAACGAGGTTTAATTACAAAGAATTTGGTGACGTTGTAGATATTTTGCACTCATTAGGCGTTAAGACTCTCTATACCGGAATTACAATGTATTTAGGTAGAGCTGTTAAGAACTGGAATATCGTAAATCCCACTAGAGAAGAATACAAGTATGTAATAGACGTTGCAAGAAGTAAGGCAAGAGAATATAAGGACATGAATATCATATTTTATCCTTTTGGACTTATAGAAGAGTTAAAATTCAGGCTTGAAAATCCTCCAGCCAGCCCATTGCTTCTATCCAACGGTAAAGTGAAACTACTTGGACCAATTCCTTATGTTGTTGCTGACGTTAGGAAGCATTCAATGGAGGAAATATGGGAGAGGTACAAGAAAGGATGGAGACACCCAAAGGTAAAAGAATGGGTAGAAGAAGTAACAAAAAACCCAGAAAAAGTGAAAATAACTACTCAGCACAGTAAATTCATAGATTTGTGGAGTGAATAA
- a CDS encoding DsrE family protein encodes MKVLFQVSEAEKIPLSYIAIKNMASQSDVENVIAVYSETGIFGVTNNHEKEIEDLLSNPKIQVYACGVAMKMNNFTEKDLAKGVKVAPISFHEIAKWQKEGYIYLRL; translated from the coding sequence ATGAAAGTACTATTCCAAGTTTCAGAGGCAGAAAAAATACCTCTCTCGTACATTGCAATAAAGAACATGGCATCACAAAGCGATGTAGAGAACGTTATTGCAGTGTATTCAGAGACTGGAATTTTCGGAGTTACAAATAACCACGAGAAGGAAATAGAGGATTTACTATCAAATCCTAAGATTCAAGTCTATGCTTGCGGCGTTGCAATGAAAATGAATAATTTCACGGAAAAAGATTTAGCCAAAGGAGTAAAAGTCGCCCCAATAAGCTTTCACGAGATAGCAAAATGGCAAAAAGAAGGCTATATATACTTAAGGCTATAA
- a CDS encoding prenyltransferase, which produces MFRKVLQLLRYRFFLTSGLLPYLLGSAIGYHVMRSFNLSNFILGILGIFMLLGTVESFNEYFDPADRVFMLDNEKNKPSLKWLLFGIVSLVIASSIALYFTLIIGYIVLLISLLGVVLAVFYVGPPLRLAFRGLGELAIFLAYGPFMTLGAFVLQTYSISFTPIIPSIITGIVIVSLDLANEIPDYYQDKLSGKNTITVRIGVNNSRKLILYLVLLSFIFLVLGVILFSMPEFSLLYLALLPIIIKSVPKRNYEETMQYIPLIKTLAVTYILVNVIFIVSYVL; this is translated from the coding sequence ATGTTTAGGAAAGTCTTACAATTACTAAGATATAGATTTTTTCTCACTTCTGGACTTCTTCCGTATTTGCTAGGCTCTGCAATAGGATATCATGTAATGCGCAGTTTTAATTTAAGTAATTTTATACTAGGCATTCTAGGTATTTTCATGTTACTGGGTACCGTAGAATCATTCAATGAATATTTTGATCCTGCAGATAGAGTCTTCATGCTTGATAATGAAAAAAATAAACCATCTTTAAAATGGCTACTCTTTGGTATAGTCAGTCTAGTTATTGCAAGTTCAATTGCTCTTTACTTTACATTAATAATAGGTTATATTGTACTTTTGATCTCACTTCTGGGTGTCGTATTAGCCGTGTTCTATGTAGGACCACCTTTAAGGTTAGCATTTAGAGGACTAGGTGAATTAGCTATATTTTTAGCTTACGGACCTTTTATGACTCTTGGCGCTTTTGTATTACAAACGTACTCAATAAGCTTCACTCCAATAATTCCTTCAATTATAACTGGTATTGTTATAGTTTCTCTAGATCTAGCCAATGAAATTCCGGACTATTATCAGGATAAACTATCGGGTAAAAATACAATTACTGTAAGAATAGGAGTAAATAATAGCAGAAAACTCATTTTATATCTTGTTTTGCTTTCCTTCATATTTTTAGTTCTGGGAGTAATATTATTCTCTATGCCGGAATTCAGTTTGCTATACTTAGCATTACTCCCCATTATTATTAAATCAGTCCCGAAGAGAAATTATGAAGAAACAATGCAATACATTCCGCTAATAAAAACGTTAGCCGTAACGTACATCCTTGTCAACGTAATATTCATTGTATCATATGTCTTATAG
- a CDS encoding SAM-dependent methyltransferase yields MRKIYAVGISPSPDLISCKAVELIEKAPVVLIYDTDFPFELEEIIKNKRVIKLKPGFKDPNVIEENIRTLKSIDADWGVFLEIGDPSIRNPLFYHILGGSEDFEIEVIPSISSVTAVFSRLGIHVRHFCMLGSEEEDLLNNLIDKCDLFVIVNIHKEHAGIFKRLKEHGYDVTFIENCCNEKEKITHEYTGSTYWIIAIAKKDLPERTL; encoded by the coding sequence ATGAGAAAAATTTATGCTGTTGGTATATCCCCTTCTCCAGATTTAATAAGTTGTAAGGCAGTAGAGTTAATTGAAAAAGCTCCAGTAGTTCTAATCTACGATACAGATTTCCCATTCGAACTGGAGGAGATCATTAAAAATAAGAGAGTTATCAAACTAAAACCTGGTTTTAAAGATCCTAATGTTATAGAAGAGAATATTAGAACGTTAAAATCCATTGACGCGGATTGGGGAGTTTTCCTAGAAATAGGAGATCCGAGTATTAGGAATCCTTTATTTTATCATATTTTAGGAGGGAGTGAAGATTTCGAAATAGAGGTAATTCCGAGCATAAGCTCAGTAACAGCTGTATTCAGTAGGCTAGGTATTCACGTAAGGCACTTTTGCATGCTAGGAAGTGAAGAGGAAGATTTACTTAATAATTTAATAGATAAATGTGATCTATTTGTTATAGTTAATATACATAAGGAACACGCTGGGATTTTTAAAAGATTAAAGGAGCATGGATACGATGTAACCTTCATTGAAAACTGTTGCAATGAAAAAGAGAAAATTACTCACGAATATACCGGGAGTACTTACTGGATAATTGCTATCGCTAAAAAAGATCTTCCAGAAAGAACGCTTTAG
- a CDS encoding ABC transporter substrate-binding protein, whose product MKRRDFIIAITALALASIVGGVVYFDNEGNNYSGEVKIIDSKGRTVYIPKEINKVVALGPGTLGMVIYAGGLDKISGIEQIELRNMWGQDCWLAYHDKFKGLPIIGQGGPNATPDPSAILTAKPQVIIEDQLYAQVMDPNQLQEETKIPVIVVYTFSPKRIGELGPNTFKSSMSLLGEILGTTDRTNELNEYVNSLVSDLNSRTSDISYRPSVYVGGLPYKTGSEGFLGTDVDFEVLNLINTKSVVDNLGWPPGFYNIDFSYLLETQPEFVFIDEGNLETVISEFSQNKQQFCSLNAFKNGNVYGLLPYRWYQVNVTNEFLSAYYIGKILYPDNFSDVDIVSLANEIYTKFLGINIYSDYLKYAPGYVNISGYFQC is encoded by the coding sequence ATGAAAAGACGAGATTTTATTATAGCTATAACTGCGTTAGCCTTAGCATCTATTGTAGGCGGGGTTGTATATTTTGATAACGAAGGAAACAATTACAGTGGAGAGGTTAAAATAATTGACTCTAAGGGAAGGACTGTATACATTCCTAAAGAAATCAACAAAGTAGTAGCATTAGGACCAGGTACGTTAGGGATGGTAATTTATGCAGGAGGATTAGATAAAATTTCTGGAATAGAACAAATAGAGCTTAGGAACATGTGGGGACAAGACTGCTGGTTAGCATATCATGATAAATTTAAAGGACTACCTATAATAGGACAAGGAGGACCAAACGCAACTCCTGATCCTTCTGCAATACTGACAGCTAAACCACAGGTGATAATAGAAGATCAACTTTATGCCCAAGTTATGGATCCTAACCAACTACAAGAAGAAACAAAAATTCCAGTTATAGTCGTATACACTTTTTCTCCTAAACGGATTGGAGAACTGGGCCCTAACACGTTTAAATCTTCCATGTCATTGCTCGGAGAAATACTAGGAACAACAGATAGGACGAACGAATTGAATGAATACGTTAATAGCTTAGTGAGTGACCTTAACAGCAGAACGAGTGATATTTCCTATAGGCCTTCGGTCTATGTAGGGGGGTTGCCTTATAAAACTGGATCCGAAGGATTCCTAGGCACTGACGTTGATTTTGAAGTACTAAACTTAATTAATACGAAGAGCGTAGTCGATAACTTAGGATGGCCTCCAGGCTTTTATAATATAGATTTTAGTTACTTATTAGAAACACAGCCTGAATTTGTATTTATAGACGAAGGAAATCTTGAGACAGTCATTTCAGAATTTTCTCAAAATAAACAACAGTTTTGCTCGTTAAATGCTTTTAAAAACGGGAACGTATATGGGCTTTTACCGTATAGATGGTACCAAGTTAATGTAACTAACGAATTTCTATCCGCATATTACATTGGCAAAATTCTGTACCCAGATAATTTCAGCGATGTAGATATTGTTTCATTAGCTAATGAAATTTATACAAAGTTCCTAGGAATTAATATTTACTCTGATTATTTAAAATATGCTCCTGGCTATGTTAATATTTCAGGTTATTTCCAATGTTAA
- the pqqD gene encoding pyrroloquinoline quinone biosynthesis peptide chaperone PqqD, translating into MSFFNIKNKVKLRKEKNGTVLFDIENEKVYVLNSTAEEIINKIKEGKSLEEIIKELKEEYQDPENKIEDDVRKFIDNLREAGILVDSK; encoded by the coding sequence ATGTCGTTTTTTAATATTAAAAATAAAGTTAAGTTAAGAAAAGAAAAGAACGGGACTGTGCTGTTCGACATAGAAAATGAGAAGGTTTACGTTCTAAATTCCACAGCAGAAGAGATAATAAATAAGATAAAAGAAGGGAAATCGCTAGAAGAAATAATAAAGGAATTAAAAGAAGAATATCAAGATCCGGAAAATAAAATCGAGGATGATGTAAGGAAATTTATAGATAACCTAAGGGAAGCAGGTATATTAGTTGATTCAAAATGA
- a CDS encoding FecCD family ABC transporter permease, with protein MLKTEIILKHRKKLIFVLVFLLIITFFIYLNLGYYPTRFSQVFDFLTNKIPYDSPLSAVLSLRLRRALVAIFAGALMGVSGAVLQGTMRNPLASPFTLGIPQASALGVALVLIISSNMSFFLLQSPFILPLFAFLMALLQVFLIILLSRALGMSSGALILSAIALSFVYQAILSLSEYLFLNDLQVDIIVFWTFGDLSRAGWQQVYIIGISALILLPLFYYFSIDLDLIVLGDEIAESSGLDAKKFRLISTLLVALAEAVPTSFIGVIPFLGLVAPHLGRLIVGGSHKYLIPTSALVGSELLLVADLLGRIIIMPITIPVGIILSFIGTPILIILAVVRMGGNAKSLQR; from the coding sequence ATGTTAAAAACTGAAATTATATTAAAACATAGAAAGAAATTAATTTTTGTTCTAGTTTTCTTGCTTATTATTACATTTTTTATTTACCTTAATTTAGGTTATTATCCTACGAGATTTTCTCAAGTGTTTGATTTCTTAACTAACAAGATACCATATGATAGCCCGTTATCTGCCGTACTGAGTTTAAGGCTCAGAAGAGCACTTGTAGCAATATTTGCTGGTGCACTCATGGGAGTAAGTGGAGCGGTATTACAAGGGACAATGAGAAATCCTTTAGCATCACCGTTTACTTTAGGCATACCGCAAGCTTCTGCGTTGGGTGTTGCGTTAGTACTTATAATTTCATCAAATATGTCTTTCTTCCTATTGCAATCCCCATTTATCTTGCCTTTATTTGCGTTTTTAATGGCATTGCTTCAAGTTTTCTTAATAATATTACTATCTAGAGCTCTTGGAATGTCTTCTGGAGCATTAATATTATCTGCCATAGCTTTGAGCTTTGTTTATCAAGCTATCCTATCTCTGAGTGAGTATTTATTCTTGAACGACCTACAAGTAGATATAATTGTTTTCTGGACTTTCGGGGATCTTAGTAGGGCAGGATGGCAACAAGTTTATATAATAGGTATCTCCGCACTAATCCTATTACCTTTGTTCTATTACTTTTCAATAGATCTAGATCTTATCGTTTTAGGTGACGAGATAGCTGAATCCTCTGGATTGGACGCCAAGAAATTCAGGCTAATTAGTACTTTGCTGGTTGCCTTAGCAGAGGCAGTGCCAACGTCTTTCATAGGCGTAATACCATTTCTAGGATTAGTAGCTCCGCATTTAGGAAGATTAATAGTAGGTGGAAGTCATAAATATTTAATACCTACATCCGCTTTAGTTGGTTCAGAATTACTTCTCGTAGCAGATTTACTAGGAAGAATCATAATAATGCCAATTACCATACCTGTAGGTATAATTTTATCATTCATTGGAACACCTATTCTTATAATCTTAGCAGTGGTGAGGATGGGTGGTAACGCTAAAAGTCTCCAACGTTAG
- a CDS encoding Rossmann-like domain-containing protein, with translation MILQKLAERIIQYADGFEIIDYCSCLRATYVVVKDKRGNKFIGVSHISYENLHNQGAIIKPEINKLQKLVNDINVINRSFGLALINAISQKYIEPKKEYPEIKEPICIIGNMQPLVKEFYGRKFYVFEKSTELRGNAMSDSEEELLVPECKTLFITGVTLLNFTLERILEISNGTNILIGPSAGFIPELAKDLGINYVQSMKFYDIEKIREFLRLGNFISLKINEDLGINYSIQVK, from the coding sequence ATGATTTTGCAAAAATTAGCGGAAAGGATTATTCAATACGCAGACGGATTTGAAATTATAGATTACTGTTCTTGTTTAAGAGCCACTTATGTTGTTGTAAAAGATAAGAGAGGAAACAAATTCATCGGCGTTTCTCACATATCTTATGAAAATCTCCACAATCAAGGAGCTATTATAAAACCGGAAATTAATAAATTACAGAAATTAGTCAACGATATTAACGTAATAAATAGGAGTTTCGGACTAGCGCTAATTAATGCTATTTCGCAGAAATATATTGAGCCTAAAAAGGAATATCCGGAAATTAAGGAACCTATTTGTATAATAGGAAATATGCAACCGTTAGTCAAGGAATTTTATGGGAGGAAATTTTACGTATTTGAGAAATCCACGGAATTAAGAGGAAATGCGATGTCAGACTCTGAGGAAGAGCTTCTAGTTCCTGAATGCAAAACGTTATTTATTACTGGTGTTACTCTGTTAAATTTCACACTTGAGAGGATACTCGAAATTTCAAATGGAACGAATATACTTATAGGGCCTTCAGCAGGTTTTATTCCAGAGTTAGCAAAGGATTTAGGAATAAATTATGTACAGTCTATGAAATTTTATGATATTGAAAAAATAAGGGAATTTCTTAGATTAGGTAACTTTATTTCTCTAAAAATAAATGAGGATTTAGGAATAAATTATTCTATTCAAGTTAAATAA
- a CDS encoding radical SAM protein, which yields MWAWHLTNECNMLCIHCLWPSGPRMKFQNELSTAESLDLCKKIADFGIPYVALSGGEPLLYPGFWEVSRCISDNAMQLKIESNGQFIDKETAVRLSKLNLKSVQISIDGASPKTFSLVRQGGSFEKAVSAVKYLVEEGVDVEIVFVPTKLNINEIEKTIDLAYSLGAKAFLTQKTMYLGRAISNWKNIGLNNEDYAYISTVINKKSKEYKNMKILFYPYDSIEELQHYIQYPPASPLMISNGKVILTTSIPYVVADVRKHSMEEIWERYKKGWRHPKVKEWVEEVTKNPEKLSLAHNFVDLSV from the coding sequence ATGTGGGCATGGCATCTAACAAATGAGTGTAATATGCTATGTATACACTGTCTCTGGCCATCAGGGCCAAGGATGAAGTTCCAAAACGAACTATCAACTGCAGAGTCCCTAGATTTATGCAAAAAGATAGCTGATTTCGGAATACCTTACGTAGCGCTATCTGGTGGAGAACCTCTTCTTTATCCTGGTTTTTGGGAGGTAAGCAGGTGTATTTCAGATAATGCTATGCAACTAAAAATAGAAAGCAATGGACAATTCATAGATAAAGAAACTGCGGTCAGATTATCTAAATTAAATCTTAAATCTGTACAAATAAGCATAGATGGTGCTTCCCCAAAAACGTTTTCATTAGTTAGGCAAGGTGGCAGTTTTGAAAAGGCAGTTAGTGCTGTAAAATATCTGGTAGAAGAAGGAGTTGATGTTGAAATAGTGTTTGTTCCAACAAAATTAAATATAAACGAAATTGAAAAAACTATAGATTTAGCCTACTCTTTAGGAGCTAAAGCGTTTTTGACACAAAAAACTATGTACTTAGGCAGAGCAATTAGTAATTGGAAAAACATAGGATTAAATAATGAAGACTATGCATATATTTCCACTGTCATTAATAAAAAATCAAAGGAATATAAAAACATGAAGATCCTATTTTATCCATATGATTCAATTGAGGAATTACAGCACTATATTCAATATCCTCCAGCAAGCCCTCTTATGATATCTAATGGTAAAGTAATTCTAACAACGTCAATTCCTTATGTTGTTGCTGACGTTAGGAAGCATTCAATGGAGGAAATATGGGAGAGGTACAAGAAAGGATGGAGACACCCAAAGGTAAAAGAATGGGTAGAAGAAGTAACAAAAAACCCAGAAAAACTATCCTTAGCACATAATTTCGTAGACTTGTCTGTCTAA
- a CDS encoding CBS domain-containing protein: MALKVKLKHKNVLTLDGEEVVKNVKPLISKYQVIVVTEGNKIIGYLTSDEIGKANDEERLKDIIKKGRSVLTITGKEDPLEILNLMVRSHIDYLIIVDEKGRVKGALSIDDALENVKRMIKNQD, translated from the coding sequence ATGGCATTAAAAGTAAAATTAAAACATAAAAATGTTTTAACATTGGACGGTGAAGAAGTAGTTAAAAACGTTAAACCCCTTATCTCGAAGTACCAAGTGATTGTCGTGACGGAGGGAAATAAAATTATAGGATATTTGACCAGTGATGAGATAGGGAAAGCTAATGATGAGGAAAGGTTAAAAGACATAATTAAAAAGGGAAGAAGCGTCCTAACAATAACCGGAAAGGAAGATCCTTTGGAAATCTTGAATCTAATGGTAAGAAGTCATATAGATTATTTAATAATTGTAGATGAAAAAGGAAGAGTTAAAGGAGCTTTAAGTATAGATGACGCTTTAGAAAACGTAAAAAGAATGATAAAAAACCAAGATTAA
- a CDS encoding radical SAM protein → MSFTLDFLTAPTYWSWQLTNRCNLECIHCLEMSGPNAAYPDELSPKESMNLCKKIADFGIPYAALSGGEPLLYPGFWDLFSCFRNNGVEVKIESNGNLISESVADRIAKLEPRSVQISIDGATQKTYSTMRPRGVLEKALNAIRYLSERGIYVEVEFVPTKINFKELGDVIDKVVELGAKAVYTGKIMYLGNAVNHWSILSLNDEDYKYIEGIVKNKSTEYKDVKIVFYPVDLVEELRIRLEDPPSSILMMANGKVRLLNSIPYVVADVRKHSMEEIWERYKKGWRHPKVKEWVEEVTKNPKMVAKAFFLEDLF, encoded by the coding sequence ATGAGTTTCACTTTAGACTTTTTAACGGCTCCTACGTATTGGTCTTGGCAGTTAACAAATAGATGTAACCTTGAGTGCATACATTGTCTAGAGATGTCAGGCCCTAATGCTGCTTATCCTGATGAATTGTCTCCTAAGGAGTCAATGAATTTATGCAAAAAGATAGCTGATTTCGGAATACCTTATGCAGCATTATCTGGTGGAGAACCTCTTCTTTATCCTGGTTTTTGGGATCTTTTTTCTTGTTTTAGGAATAACGGTGTTGAGGTTAAGATTGAGAGTAATGGTAATTTAATTTCTGAGAGTGTAGCAGATAGGATAGCTAAATTAGAACCGAGATCTGTACAAATAAGCATTGACGGTGCAACGCAAAAAACTTACTCAACGATGAGACCAAGAGGAGTACTAGAAAAAGCACTAAACGCAATAAGATACCTAAGCGAAAGAGGAATATACGTTGAAGTTGAATTCGTACCTACAAAAATTAATTTCAAGGAATTAGGCGACGTTATAGATAAGGTAGTTGAATTAGGCGCGAAGGCAGTATACACTGGAAAAATCATGTACTTGGGAAACGCTGTAAACCATTGGAGTATCTTATCTCTTAATGATGAAGATTATAAATATATTGAAGGAATTGTAAAAAATAAAAGTACAGAATATAAGGACGTTAAAATAGTATTTTATCCAGTAGATTTGGTAGAAGAATTGAGAATAAGATTGGAGGATCCACCTTCGTCAATACTTATGATGGCTAACGGAAAAGTGAGATTATTAAACTCAATTCCTTATGTTGTTGCTGACGTTAGGAAGCATTCAATGGAGGAAATATGGGAGAGGTACAAGAAAGGATGGAGACACCCAAAGGTAAAAGAATGGGTAGAAGAAGTAACAAAAAATCCTAAGATGGTAGCTAAAGCGTTCTTTCTGGAAGATCTTTTTTAG